One region of Zingiber officinale cultivar Zhangliang chromosome 7B, Zo_v1.1, whole genome shotgun sequence genomic DNA includes:
- the LOC122005047 gene encoding thioredoxin-like 2, chloroplastic produces MADALLPHHGLLLESRSHLLPPIFFPLNSPALTLPHGSRFDPAVSRPSNRWQLSKLRAVVEEAADAPKWWEKDAGPNMIDIHSTQEFVDALSQAGERLVIVEFYGTWCGSCRALFPKLCMMAKEHPEILFLKVNFDENKPMCKRLNVRVLPYFHFYRGADGLLESFSCNLAKFQKIKDAIEEHNTPRCSIGPPLGIVNINLLDSSNTGK; encoded by the exons ATGGCCGATGCTTTACTACCCCATCACGGCCTCCTCCTCGAGTCCCGCAGCCATCTGCTCCCTCCCATCTTCTTTCCCCTCAACTCCCCGGCACTGACCCTCCCCCACGGGTCTCGATTCGACCCCGCCGTCTCCCGCCCTTCTAATCGATGGCAGCTTTCCAAG TTGCGCGCGGTTGTGGAAGAGGCCGCGGATGCGCCCAAGTGGTGGGAGAAGGACGCCGGGCCCAATATGATCGACATCCACTCTACGCAGGAGTTCGTGGACGCATTGAGTCAAGCAGGTGAAAGGCTTGTCATTGTGGAGTTCTATGGTACTTGGTGCGGATCTTGTCGAGCTCTGTTCCCAAAG CTATGTATGATGGCAAAGGAACACccagagattttatttttgaaggTGAACTTTGATGAGAACAAACCTATGTGTAAAAGATTGAATGTAAGAGTACTTCCATATTTCCATTTTTACCGTGGTGCTGATGGCCTTCTGGAGTCGTTTTCATGTAACTTGGCTAAG TTCCAGAAGATAAAGGATGCCATTGAAGAACACAACACTCCACGTTGTAGCATTGGACCTCCTTTAGGAATTGTAAATATAAACCTGCTCGATAGTTCAAACACAGGCAAGTAA